The genomic DNA TGCATCGGGGTCTTCGGGCCACCCGGCTCGGGTAAGTCCTTTGGCGTCGAGCAGGTCGCCGAATCCTGTGCCGCCGATGGCGCCATCAAGCGCCTCGAGTTCAACATCGCTCAGTTCGTTGCGACGCGCGACCTGATCGACGCATTTCACAAGGTCCGCGACGTCGTGCTCGAGGGCCGGACGCCGCTGGTCTTTTTCGACGAATTCGATGCCTCGCTGGGCAGTGAGAAGTGGGGCTGGCTCAAATATTTCCTCTCGGCGATGCAGGACGGCAAATTCAAGGACGGCGAGTCGATGCACCCGCTGGGCAAGGCGATCTTCGTCTTCGCCGGAGGCACGACGCATACGTTTGCGGAATTCGCCAGTGAGCCGCCGGCGAAGGCCGAAAGCGAGCGTGAGACGTATCGCAATGCGAAAGTACCTGATTTCGTTAGCCGGCTGAGAGGTTACGTCAACGTGCTCGGTCCGAACCCGGCCGCGGAGGACGACCGGTTTGCACTCATTCGCCGCGCCATGGTTTTGCGGTTTTTCCTCGAACAACGCGAGCGGATCGTCGATTCGAAGCACGTCGTGCGGATCGACGATGCCGTGTTGCGGGCCTTGCTCAAGGTGCCGCATTACGAGCACGGCAATCGCTCGCTCGAGGCGGTCGTCGAGATGAGCATGCTCAACGACGTCCACTCGTTTGTGCCCTCGGCCTTGCCGCCGGCCGCCCAACTTGACTTGCACGTCGAGCGCCACGCATTTGGCGCGCTGTTGCAGCGCGACCTGCTGTTCGGTGCGGCGCGCGAACGCATCGCCATGGCCATTCACAACCAGTACTTGAAAGACCAGGCCCAGCGCAAGCCTGCCGACGATCCGGCCATGCAGCCGTGGGATCAACTGGCCGAGACGTTTAAACATTCAAACCGTGAAGTTGCCGCCGACATCCCCAACAAGCTGGCGGCGATCGGCTGCAGCCTGTTGCCGCTCGCCGCGCTGAGCGATGACCAGGCGCCGATTGTCGCGTTCAACGGTCGTCAAATTGCGCGTCTCGCAATACAGGAGCACAAGCGTTGGTGCGACGAGCGCATGTCTTCGGGATGGAGATACGGAAAGCCAACAGACAAGCCGCGGTTGATTCACGAAAACCTTGTCGATTGGAGCGAGCTTCCGGAAGATGTAAGAGAGTACGATCGTGAACTGGTCCGCAACCTGCCTACGGCACTCGCCGACGCCGGTTTCGCGATCGTCAAGCAGATCTGAAGCGGCGTTGGCCGAGTGCCTTGCCATCGCCGCGGTGAAGCTCGCGACCGTTCGGGATCAACGATTCCGCGCAGCCTCGGAAGGCGACGATGCCCTACGACCTGTTCGTCAGCTACGCCCACCAGGACAACGAAGGCGCGCACGCCGGCATGGTGACCGCGCTGGTCGCGTCGATCCGACGCGAATACGAGCACGTCGCGGGCCGGCCGCTGGAGGTGTTTTTCGACACCCAGTCAATCCGCGGCATGGACGATTGGCAGCAGCGGATTCTAGTCGGGCTGCGCCAGTCGCGGATCATGTTGGGCGTCTTATCGCCGGCCTATTTCGCTAGCGACTACTGCCGCCTTGAATGGGAGGAATACCTCCATCACGAGCTGGCCCACGCACTGCCGGGCGAAGGCATCGCGCCGATCTACGTCGTGCAGCACCCGGCGTTCGATCAATACGACGTCCAGCTGCCGATGGACCGCTGGATGCACAATCTCAAGCGCCGGCAGTATTACACCTGCCTCGACTGGTGGCCCCAGGGCCAGGCGGCGCTGGAGCAGCAAGGAGCTCGGCAACAGATCGCTGAAATTTGCGAGGCCATCCACCGGCGGCTCGACTATGCCCGGCGCCGTGACGCGTCGCCCTCGAATCTGCCACCCTACAACCCGCGGTTCACCGGCCGCGTCAACGAATTGCACCAGATTCGCGAACAACTCATTCGCAGCCAAGTCGGTGCGATCGCGGCGATGAACGGGCTCGGCGGCATCGGCAAGAGCGCTTTGGCCTTGGTTTACGGGCATGCTTACGGGCACGAATACCCCGGGGGACGGTTTTGGATCGACTGCTCGGGCCTGCGCGGCTTGCGATCGAAGATCATCGACCTGGCGGCATATCGCGGTCTCACCATACCCGCGGCCGAGCGTAGCCAGCAGCCGGAGCAGTGCTGGAACCGGGTCAAGTCGCTCTTCGAGCAAGGCACGGCAACGCTGTTTATTCTCGATAACCTCGACGACGCCGAATTGCTTTCGCCGGCAAGCCGTCGTCGCAGCCTGCCGCACGGGGAGCACATCCACGTGCTGGCGACCTCGCGCCTGCAGGGGAATGCACTGCATGGCATCGCCTGGCTGCCGGTTGACTCGCTCCTCCCAGAGGACGGTCTCGATCTGCTTACGCGTTATCGGCCACTAGGCGAAGACTCATACAAAGACGAGCGGGACGCCGCGATTGAGGTCGTCTATCAATTGGGCGGTCACGCGCTCGCATTGGAAGTGGTAGCTGTCTATTTGGCCGAGCATCCCGAGTGGACCTATCGTCGCTACCGCGACCATTTGCGCGAACAGGGCATTTCGCTGGTCGAGGACACAGCCAAGCGCAACATCACCGATGCCACCGCTCTTTCGCTGCACGTCGAACAGTCGCTGTCCGAACTGCTCGCACCTACGCTCAATGCCCTCACGCCATTAGAGCGGCTGCTGGTTGAACATGGCGCGCTGCTGCCGCCCGACCGCGTGCCAATTCCATGGCTCGCGGCGGTCGGCCAAGCCGCCTTGCCCTCGTCAGCGGATGTTGAGAGGAGCACGCTAGCTGACCCATTGGCCGACTCGCTACGGCGCCTCGAGCGCATGAGGCTGCTGGTGCCACTTGTTGATACACCATTGGGGCGAATGCACCGCATTGTTCAAGAGGCGGTTCGATCGCGGCTATCAACACAATCCTTGGTGCCACATGAAATGCACTTAATCGAGCTGGCGAGGCTCGCATGCCAATCCCTTAAGGATCAATGGGGCCCATCGCATTATTGGATACTGGAATCCCTTTTCGCATTCCTTTTGCCGCGAATTGACGTCATGCCTGGATCGGTAGATCTAGCATATTTGACTGTCAGTGGCTTACAGCAGCTTGGCAGAACTCGCGAGTCGCGATTCCTATGTAGGCGAGCACGCCGCTGCGCTTCAAACCAAGACAACGGCGATGCCAAGTCGCGCAGGCGGCACTTTGTCGCAATTAGACAGCTTGGCGATCAAATGCGCCTCGAACTGCATCCACGTCGAGCGCAAGTGCTTTACTCCGAGGCAATTGCAGTTTGCGGACGAGTGGACGGAGTGAGCGATGTCGAATATCTCGGCGAGGCTGCGACACTCTATCGATCCTCAGCCAATCTAATCTTAAGCATGAGCACCGAGCCGCAACTGCTCGAGGCTGAGGCCTTATATGAAAAAGCAATGCGCATTGGCGAGGCGCTCGAAGAGCACCTGCAAGGCGACATCCGCGCACATCGCGAACTGGCGGTCACCTGCTGTGACTTTGGAAATTGGTGCGTAAGGATTGGGAAACGTGAACGAGCAGCCGCCCTTTACGAGCAATACTATGTCAGAGTTAAGCAACTTCATGAGCAGAGCCCTGAAGACAATCGGAGCCGACGGGAATATGCTGTGGCAACCGGAAATCTTGGAAATGCCCTAATGCTGCTAGGCGAGTACCCGAAGGCAGAGCCATTGCTCTCCGAGAGCGTAGCTCTTTGCACGGATATGCAGCAGCGATTGCCAGGAGACCTGAGGTCAATGCGTGATCTCTCCGTCGCGTATCATCGCTTGGGCCAGCTTTATGGTTACATGGATAGATTACTCGACTCTGAAGTCCTGTATCGGAGATCGATGGAGCAACTGTTCAGCTTGTCTGGTCACGTGCGTCAGCCCCAACCAGATTTAGACAGGGCTATTGAATGCTTTGTGTCACTACGCAGAAGACTGGGATACGACGAGCAGGAGACAAGGGTTATAGTGGAAGACGCGGCGCGTCGATACTCACAGCCCCATTAATCTGGCAAGTAGGACCTTTTTGCGTTCGGCGAGGGGGTTGGTTTAAGCAGTTGTGCCATCGCACCGTCGGATCAATTTGGATTCTAGCTCTCAACAAATGTCTCCCCCTCCCATTGCTCCTTACGACCTGCGGATCGGCGTGACCGGGCATCGCAACCTGGCGGCCGAGGAACGGCCTCGCTTGCAGGCGGCGGTCGACCAGGCGCTCGAT from Pirellulales bacterium includes the following:
- a CDS encoding TIR domain-containing protein codes for the protein MPYDLFVSYAHQDNEGAHAGMVTALVASIRREYEHVAGRPLEVFFDTQSIRGMDDWQQRILVGLRQSRIMLGVLSPAYFASDYCRLEWEEYLHHELAHALPGEGIAPIYVVQHPAFDQYDVQLPMDRWMHNLKRRQYYTCLDWWPQGQAALEQQGARQQIAEICEAIHRRLDYARRRDASPSNLPPYNPRFTGRVNELHQIREQLIRSQVGAIAAMNGLGGIGKSALALVYGHAYGHEYPGGRFWIDCSGLRGLRSKIIDLAAYRGLTIPAAERSQQPEQCWNRVKSLFEQGTATLFILDNLDDAELLSPASRRRSLPHGEHIHVLATSRLQGNALHGIAWLPVDSLLPEDGLDLLTRYRPLGEDSYKDERDAAIEVVYQLGGHALALEVVAVYLAEHPEWTYRRYRDHLREQGISLVEDTAKRNITDATALSLHVEQSLSELLAPTLNALTPLERLLVEHGALLPPDRVPIPWLAAVGQAALPSSADVERSTLADPLADSLRRLERMRLLVPLVDTPLGRMHRIVQEAVRSRLSTQSLVPHEMHLIELARLACQSLKDQWGPSHYWILESLFAFLLPRIDVMPGSVDLAYLTVSGLQQLGRTRESRFLCRRARRCASNQDNGDAKSRRRHFVAIRQLGDQMRLELHPRRAQVLYSEAIAVCGRVDGVSDVEYLGEAATLYRSSANLILSMSTEPQLLEAEALYEKAMRIGEALEEHLQGDIRAHRELAVTCCDFGNWCVRIGKRERAAALYEQYYVRVKQLHEQSPEDNRSRREYAVATGNLGNALMLLGEYPKAEPLLSESVALCTDMQQRLPGDLRSMRDLSVAYHRLGQLYGYMDRLLDSEVLYRRSMEQLFSLSGHVRQPQPDLDRAIECFVSLRRRLGYDEQETRVIVEDAARRYSQPH